A window of Thunnus thynnus chromosome 17, fThuThy2.1, whole genome shotgun sequence contains these coding sequences:
- the lpar2a gene encoding lysophosphatidic acid receptor 2a yields the protein MALNYSASNACDYSLNVTFFYNLVEKKIRTEWTPRDFAVMALGLTVCLIVVLANLMVMVAIFINRRFHFPIYYLIGNMAAADLFAGIAYANLMLNTGPWTSMLTKEKWYIRGALIDISLTASVANLLAVAVERHQTIITMQLHSTMSKRRVVLLIVCIWAVSIIMGLVPSTFWNCECDLEDCSTVAPLYSRRFLIFWAVLNLLVFFIMVAMYIRIFVYVRYQNRYASQHTSGMQHSQTVVNLMKTISMVLGAFVICWTPGLMTLLLDGLLGKDSNANSFEKYCLVIAECNSLVNPIIYSLRDDEMRQTFKQILCCICKRSARQQRGPPSVEIDSRLTEETLSCIQKSEEKATSTLRDTNNKEDSWAVPVV from the exons ATGGCCTTGAATTACAGTGCAAGTAATGCCTGCGACTACAGCCTCAATGTCACCTTCTTCTACAACTTGGTGGAAAAGAAGATCCGTACTGAGTGGACGCCCCGAGACTTTGCGGTGATGGCACTGGGTCTGACGGTGTGTCTTATTGTGGTCCTGGCAAACCTGATGGTGATGGTGGCCATCTTCATAAACCGCCGCTTCCACTTCCCCATTTACTATCTCATAGGCAACATGGCTGCAGCAGATCTCTTCGCAGGTATTGCTTACGCCAACCTGATGTTGAACACGGGCCCCTGGACCAGTATGCTCACAAAAGAGAAGTGGTACATCCGTGGGGCTCTGATCGACATCAGCCTGACAGCCTCTGTGGCCAACCTGCTGGCTGTCGCCGTAGAGCGCCACCAGACCATCATCACCATGCAGCTGCACAGCACTATGTCTAAGCGGCGCGTGGTACTGCTGATAGTCTGCATCTGGGCCGTGAGCATCATCATGGGCCTGGTGCCGTCCACGTTTTGGAACTGCGAGTGTGATCTGGAGGACTGCTCCACTGTCGCTCCTCTCTACAGCCGCCGCTTCCTCATCTTCTGGGCGGTTCTCAACCTGCTTGTTTTCTTCATCATGGTGGCCATGTACATTCGCATCTTCGTCTATGTGAGATACCAGAACCGGTACGCGTCGCAGCACACCTCAGGCATGCAGCACAGCCAGACTGTTGTCAACCTGATGAAAACTATCTCCATGGTCCTGG GGGCCTTCGTCATCTGCTGGACGCCTGGCCTCATGACTCTCTTACTGGACGGGCTGCTGGGTAAAGACAGCAATGCCAACTCCTTTGAGAAGTACTGCTTGGTGATAGCCGAGTGCAACTCTCTTGTCAATCCTATCATCTATTCCCTGCGAGATGACGAGATGCGGCAGACGTTCAAGCAGATCCTGTGCTGCATTTGTAAGAGAAGTGCCAGACAGCAGCGGGGGCCCCCGTCTGTCGAGATCGACTCACGACTAACAGAG GAAACTCTCAGTTGTATCCAGAAGTCAGAAGAAAAGGCCACCTCTACGCTACGGGACACAAACAATAAAGAAGACAGTTGGGCAGTGCCAGTTGTATGA